A window of Dissulfurirhabdus thermomarina contains these coding sequences:
- a CDS encoding hydrogenase iron-sulfur subunit produces the protein MEAVMTGTAPGQWEPRIVAFLCNWCSYAGADLAGVSRLAYPPSLRIVRVPCSGRVSAEMILDALKAGADGVLVSGCHPGDCHYLQGNLVARRRLSLLKRLLEFVGVEPGRVRLAWISASEGEQFAALAREVTEGVRALGPARRLAKTLPEVRHA, from the coding sequence CCCGGGCAATGGGAGCCGCGGATCGTCGCCTTCCTCTGCAACTGGTGCAGCTACGCGGGGGCGGACCTCGCCGGGGTCAGCCGCCTCGCCTACCCGCCGAGCCTCCGGATCGTCCGCGTCCCCTGCTCCGGCCGGGTGAGCGCCGAGATGATCCTCGACGCCCTGAAGGCCGGGGCCGACGGGGTCCTCGTCTCGGGCTGCCACCCCGGCGACTGCCACTACCTCCAGGGCAACCTGGTGGCCCGGCGGCGCCTCTCCCTCTTGAAGCGGCTGCTCGAGTTCGTGGGCGTGGAGCCGGGCCGCGTCCGCCTCGCCTGGATCTCCGCCTCGGAGGGGGAGCAGTTCGCCGCCCTCGCCCGCGAGGTCACCGAAGGGGTCCGGGCCCTCGGCCCGGCCCGGCGCCTGGCGAAGACCCTGCCGGAGGTGAGACATGCCTGA